In Archocentrus centrarchus isolate MPI-CPG fArcCen1 chromosome 21, fArcCen1, whole genome shotgun sequence, the following are encoded in one genomic region:
- the LOC115800173 gene encoding olfactory receptor 4C12-like: MHEELNVTYITLNGYVEVNKYRYVYFFIMLTIYVLIICTNSSIAYMISTHKNLHEPMYIFIAALLLNCVLFSANIYPKLLIDFLSEKQVTSYSACLFQFFMFYTLGSSEFLLLAGMAYDRYVAICKPLQYQTIMTKTTVSIFLVIAWLFPALHVAVQTIGSAEAKLCNFNLKGIFCNNAIFTLECERSRLITVFGVVCLFDLVILPMLFIVFTYMNIFIVSYRSCKEIRKKAAETCLPHLLVLISISCLSIYDISIARVESDFPKTARLIMTLQIVLYHPLFNPFIYGLKMKEISKHLKNLCQAKIISCINTEC; this comes from the coding sequence ATGCATGAGGAGTTAAATGTTACCTATATAACTCTAAATGGGTATGTTGAAGTTAACAAATAcagatatgtttatttttttattatgttgaCAATATATGTTCTAATAATCTGCACTAATTCTAGTATTGCATACATGATCTCGACTCATAAAAACCTTCATGAGCctatgtacattttcattgcagcttTGCTCCTGAACTGTGTTCTTTTTAGTGCAAATATTTATCCCAAacttctgattgactttttatctgaaaaacaaGTCACATCATATTCAGCCtgtctctttcagttttttatgttttacactCTAGGCAGTTCGGAGTTCCTTCTCTTGGCAGGTATGGCTTATGACAGATATGTGGCTATTTGCAAACCTCTGCAATATCAAACCATCATGACAAAAACCACTGTGAGTATTTTCCTGGTCATAGCTTGGCTTTTTCCTGCTCTTCACGTTGCAGTCCAAACAATTGGGAGTGCTGAAGCTAAACTGTGTAACTTTAACTTAAAAGGAATATTTTGTAACAATGCAATTTTCACTCTTGAGTGTGAAAGGTCAAGATTAATTACTGTATTTGGAGTGGTTTGTTTATTTGATCTTGTAATACTTCCTATGCTCTTCATAGTTTTCACATACATGAACATTTTTATAGTCTCTTATCGAAGTTGTAAAGAAATTAGGAAGAAAGCTGCAGAGACCTGTTTACCCCATCTGTTAGTTTTAATCAGCATTTCCTGCTTAAGTATCTATGATATCAGTATAGCTCGAGTGGAATCAGATTTTCCAAAAACTGCACGTTTAATAATGACTTTACAAATAGTGCTCTATCATCCTTTGTTTAATCCATTTATTTATGGGCTCAAAATGAAGGAAATTTCTAAACACCTAAAAAACTTGTGTCAGGCCAAAATCATTTCATGCATTAACACTGAATGCTAA
- the LOC115801010 gene encoding olfactory receptor 6N2-like: MNEMNLTYIALGGHVEVEKYRYLYFVIMFTVYILIICSNSTIVWLIMIHKSLHEPMYIFIAALLLNSVLLSTVIYPKLLIDFLSEKQIILYQACLFQVFMFYVLSTSEFLLLTAMAYDRYVSICKPLQYPTIMRRTTVNIFLVLAWFLPAVQVAVPIAGNANTPLCNFTLKGIFCNNSVNHLSCVTSRALSVYGMVVLFNVALFPMLFILFTYTKIIIVAYQSCGNVKKKALQTCLPHVLVLINYSCLLTYDMVMVRLESEFPKTARFVMTLQFVTYNPLCNPIIYGLKMKEISKHLKTLFC; encoded by the coding sequence atgaatgaaatgaatcTAACATATATAGCACTTGGTGGTCATGTGGAAGTAGAGAAATACAGATATCTTTATTTTGTGATCATGTTTACAGTATATATTCTAATAATCTGCAGCAATTCCACTATTGTGTGGCTTATCATGATTCACAAAAGCCTTCATGAGCctatgtacattttcattgctgctTTGTTACTGAACTCTGTTCTTTTGAGCACTGTGATCTACCCAAAGCTTTTGATtgactttttatctgaaaaacagATCATTTTGTATCAAGCCTGTCTCTTTcaagtatttatgttttatgttttaagcACTTCAGAATTCTTACTGCTGACAGCGATGGCTTATGACAGATATGTGTCTATATGTAAACCTCTGCAATATCCAACTATCATGAGAAGAACAACAGTCAATATCTTCCTGGTTTTGGCCTGGTTTCTACCTGCTGTTCAGGTTGCAGTGCCAATAGCAGGAAATGCAAACACACCGCTGTGTAACTTTACTTTGAAAGGTATTTTTTGTAACAATTCTGTCAACCATCTTAGTTGTGTGACATCAAGAGCACTTTCTGTATATGGTATGGTTGTTCTATTTAACGTTGCACTTTTTCCTATGCTTTTCATACTTTTTACATACACAAAGATAATTATAGTTGCTTATCAGAGTTGtggaaatgtaaagaaaaaggcTCTACAAACCTGTTTGCCTCATGTGCTAGTTCTAATTAACTATTCTTGTTTGCTTACATATGATATGGTCATGGTTAGGCTGGAGTCAGAGTTTCCAAAAACTGCACGCTTTGTAATGACATTGCAGTTTGTAACATATAATCCTCTCTGCAATCCAATCATATATGgactaaaaatgaaagaaatttctAAACACCTCAAAACATTGTTCTGTTGA